From Calditerrivibrio sp.:
TTCATTACACCGAAAAATGCTACCACAGGTACCAATACAAAAATCAATTTATGTACTTTGCCTCTTGTTAATACAAGTGCAAGAGCACCAATATAAAACAGGGCAAAGATCGGTATGCTTCCAATCATGATTTTTTATCTCCATCGTAGTAGTTTTCTGGCTTCTGTAGCCACAACTTACCAAGCAATTTTGATACGATTACAATCAATACACAGGAGAAAAATCCGTATATAGCATACGCCCCAAAAAGATTTTCCCATCCATAATGGGGATGTTTTGGCACTATTAGGTCTAGGAGTACTAAGATGATCAGCACACCATAGAAATATCTTTTAAGTAGAACTATACTTTCTGGCTTATCAAAAAACTCAAACTCTTTCATTTCATCCCTCCTGGAAAAGCAATCGCTTTCTCTGCTAATGCCAAAAATATGTCTGGATAGAAGAATAATGTTATTGTAATAGCTGCGGTTATAAGCATAGGCACAACCATAAACATCGATGCTTCTCCATGATCAACACCATGATTATGATCGTGATGTTCTTCCTTTACAGGCGTTTCCAGGTATGCTTTTATGAATATTGGGACGAAATAACTCGCATTTAAAAGGGCACTGGCAACAAGAACCCCTATTACCCAATAATTATGACTTTCCACAGCTCCATTTGCAATAAACCATTTACTAATAAATCCACCGAAAGGTGGAAATCCTATCATGGACAAGGCTCCAATGGTAAATGCTGCCATCGTAAAGGGCATCTTTTTAGCAATACCAGATAGCTCACTGACCTTTGTCTTGTGAGCAGCCACATACACTGCTCCAGCCCAAAAGAAAAGGGTTATCTTACCAAACCCATGGGCCACTATGTGCATAATTGAGCCTACAATGGCTTTAGGCGATAATAAGGACACAGCAAGCACAATGTATGAAAGCTGACTAACTGTGGAATAAGCTAATCTTGCTTTAATGTTATCCTGTCTTAATGCCACCATTGATCCAACCAAAATGGTAAATGCAGCAAGCCCACTGACAATATATGAGTATGAATGAGCTTTTAGTAGTTCTACACCAAAAATATAAACAAACACCCTCACAATTACAAAGACACCGGTTTTCACAACTGCCACAGCATGTAAAAGGGCACTAACAGGTGTAGGAGCAACCATCGCAGAGGGCAACCACAGATGAAATGGCATAACTGCCGCTTTGGCAGATCCAAAAACAAACAATATGAGAAGAACTGTAACTACCCCTTTGTCC
This genomic window contains:
- a CDS encoding monovalent cation/H+ antiporter subunit D family protein, which translates into the protein MIEYIVSPLPIYAILVSSLAVIPIVLSDKHVNVRESFTIFAAFTKFFIVLSIYFMVRDGKIIEYKIIEFLPGLSIKLTVDSFGVFFALMASFLWIVTSFYSIGYMRGGHEKKQTRFYAFFAISMSAAIGAAFSGNLLTLYIFYEIITFATYPLVAHKETEEAIQGARRYLSYLLLTSVLFFLPALVYLYITTGSLDFSLNGVFKNTHQVDKGVVTVLLILFVFGSAKAAVMPFHLWLPSAMVAPTPVSALLHAVAVVKTGVFVIVRVFVYIFGVELLKAHSYSYIVSGLAAFTILVGSMVALRQDNIKARLAYSTVSQLSYIVLAVSLLSPKAIVGSIMHIVAHGFGKITLFFWAGAVYVAAHKTKVSELSGIAKKMPFTMAAFTIGALSMIGFPPFGGFISKWFIANGAVESHNYWVIGVLVASALLNASYFVPIFIKAYLETPVKEEHHDHNHGVDHGEASMFMVVPMLITAAITITLFFYPDIFLALAEKAIAFPGGMK